A stretch of Acidimicrobiales bacterium DNA encodes these proteins:
- a CDS encoding NAD(P)/FAD-dependent oxidoreductase has translation MVERRHHVVVVGAGFGGLAAARVMADLPVDITVVDARNHHTFQPLLYQVATAGLDVDDVCYAVRGVFHRQRNVRVRLGRVTGVDPATRVVTLDGGSDALGYDSLILACGAVTNTFGVPGVDRFGFGLKSAADAVALRDHVLGRFEAADARPELIDDGALTVAIVGAGPTGVEMAGGTAELVHRVLRRDFPALDVGRTRIVLIEAAERVLGTFDERLAGKARRSLEKLGVEVMTGAAVESVDARGVHFGDGSTLPTQTLVWAAGVKANPIAAASGLPTGPGGRILVGDDLAVGAHPDVFVIGDLAASPTPDDRPLPQVAPVAIQGGRHVAAVIGARIGETDPPGPFVYRDKGSMATIGRHAAVAELPNGMRFSGPLGWLAWLALHLVMLIGFRNRANVLVNWAWNYVTYDRGSRVVIGRQAVASTPT, from the coding sequence GTGGTCGAGCGCCGTCATCATGTCGTGGTCGTCGGAGCGGGGTTCGGAGGTCTCGCCGCGGCGCGGGTGATGGCGGACCTGCCGGTCGACATCACGGTCGTCGACGCCCGGAACCACCACACGTTCCAGCCCCTCCTCTACCAGGTGGCGACCGCCGGACTCGATGTGGACGACGTCTGCTACGCCGTGCGGGGCGTGTTCCATCGGCAGCGCAATGTGCGGGTACGGCTCGGCCGTGTCACCGGCGTCGACCCGGCCACCCGGGTCGTGACGCTCGACGGCGGCAGCGACGCACTGGGCTACGACTCGCTGATCCTCGCCTGCGGTGCCGTCACCAACACCTTCGGTGTGCCCGGGGTGGACCGGTTCGGGTTCGGCCTCAAGAGCGCGGCGGATGCCGTAGCCCTGCGCGATCACGTCCTCGGGCGCTTCGAGGCGGCCGACGCCCGTCCGGAGCTGATCGACGACGGCGCGCTCACGGTCGCCATCGTCGGCGCGGGCCCGACCGGCGTGGAGATGGCGGGGGGCACGGCGGAGTTGGTCCACCGCGTCCTGCGACGGGACTTCCCGGCCCTGGACGTCGGGCGCACCCGGATCGTCCTGATCGAGGCCGCCGAGCGCGTGCTCGGTACCTTCGACGAACGGCTCGCCGGCAAGGCGCGCCGGAGCCTGGAGAAGCTCGGCGTCGAGGTGATGACCGGTGCCGCGGTCGAGTCGGTGGACGCCCGCGGGGTGCACTTCGGTGACGGATCGACGCTGCCGACCCAGACCCTCGTGTGGGCGGCCGGCGTGAAGGCCAACCCGATCGCCGCGGCGAGCGGACTCCCGACCGGCCCCGGCGGCCGCATCCTGGTCGGCGACGATCTGGCGGTCGGTGCCCACCCGGATGTGTTCGTGATCGGGGACCTCGCCGCGAGCCCCACCCCCGACGACCGACCGCTGCCGCAGGTCGCCCCGGTCGCCATCCAGGGCGGTCGCCACGTGGCGGCCGTGATCGGTGCCCGGATCGGCGAGACCGACCCGCCGGGCCCGTTCGTCTATCGGGACAAGGGGTCGATGGCGACGATCGGCCGCCACGCCGCCGTGGCCGAGCTCCCGAACGGGATGCGGTTCAGCGGGCCGCTCGGGTGGCTCGCCTGGCTCGCGCTGCATCTCGTGATGCTGATCGGCTTCCGTAACCGAGCCAATGTGCTCGTCAACTGGGCGTGGAACTATGTCACCTACGACCGCGGCAGTCGCGTGGTCATCGGCCGTCAGGCCGTCGCGTCGACACCCACGTAG
- a CDS encoding alcohol dehydrogenase catalytic domain-containing protein, translating to MVRAAVLTGPHEIQTLDVERPALPTDEWAWLRVEACGLCGTDVEQFDGSFTGSAWPSGPLIPGHEVVGVIDEIGDATAARWGVEAGDRVAIEPSIPCGSCPPCLSGEYVSCRGWPTRPLAYGFVPMSAAPGLWGGWSELMALHPLSVVHRVPANLDPGTATLFNALGTSYEWTVRRSGLESGQTVLILGAGQRGLGSVVAARAAGAGTIVISGTANDRRRLETALELGADRTVDVQAEDLVAVVKDVTDGHGVDVVVDTSAGAVEPVMQGIDAVTDGGTVVLGGLKHGTAAALDVDQVVLRAIRIQGARSAGRPAYHRALELLAAQPGLGALRTHVYGLDDAAAAVGVLASGDPERIYVGVDATA from the coding sequence ATGGTCCGCGCGGCCGTCCTCACCGGCCCGCACGAGATCCAGACGCTCGACGTCGAACGGCCGGCCCTGCCCACCGACGAGTGGGCCTGGCTGCGGGTCGAGGCCTGCGGGCTCTGCGGCACCGACGTCGAACAGTTCGACGGGTCGTTCACCGGGTCGGCCTGGCCGAGCGGACCGTTGATCCCGGGCCACGAGGTCGTCGGCGTGATCGACGAGATCGGCGACGCCACCGCCGCGCGATGGGGCGTCGAGGCCGGCGATCGGGTCGCGATCGAACCGAGCATCCCGTGCGGAAGCTGTCCACCGTGCCTCTCCGGGGAGTACGTCTCGTGTCGCGGCTGGCCCACCCGACCGCTGGCCTACGGCTTCGTACCCATGTCGGCCGCCCCCGGACTGTGGGGCGGGTGGTCCGAACTGATGGCGCTGCACCCACTCTCGGTCGTCCACCGCGTGCCGGCGAACCTCGACCCGGGGACCGCCACGCTGTTCAACGCGCTGGGGACCTCCTACGAGTGGACGGTCAGACGGTCAGGGCTGGAATCCGGCCAGACCGTCCTCATCCTCGGCGCCGGCCAGCGCGGCCTCGGCAGCGTCGTGGCCGCCCGGGCCGCAGGCGCCGGCACGATCGTCATCTCCGGCACGGCGAACGATCGTCGCCGGCTGGAGACCGCACTCGAGCTGGGCGCGGACCGCACGGTCGACGTCCAGGCCGAGGATCTCGTCGCCGTGGTCAAGGACGTGACCGACGGACACGGCGTCGACGTCGTCGTCGACACGAGCGCCGGCGCGGTCGAGCCGGTGATGCAGGGCATCGACGCGGTGACCGACGGCGGGACCGTCGTGCTCGGCGGCCTCAAGCACGGCACCGCCGCGGCGCTCGACGTCGACCAGGTGGTCCTGCGCGCCATCCGGATCCAGGGAGCCCGCTCCGCCGGCCGACCCGCCTATCACCGCGCCCTGGAGCTGCTGGCCGCCCAGCCCGGGCTCGGCGCGCTCCGCACCCACGTGTACGGGCTCGACGACGCCGCCGCCGCAGTCGGGGTCCTCGCGTCCGGCGACCCCGAACGCATCTACGTGGGTGTCGACGCGACGGCCTGA
- a CDS encoding amidohydrolase family protein — protein sequence MRSIDDLAQDLSFTQASTGEDRSVTFLPEPAPAPRRHLIISADDHVVEPPDTFEGRIPAHLAERAPRVVETEDGRQTWLYDGNELPNVGFNAVVGRPVSEYGFEPTRFDEMRRGAWDIDARIADMDVNGVYASVNFPSFLPGFAGQRLQTVTNDRELAMASVRAWNDWHLEAWAGPYPDRIIPCQIPWLLDPEVAADMIRENADRGFKAVTFSEAPDKLGFPSLHSGHWEPFLQACAETGTVINLHIGSAGASPSTSDDAPPDVVGVLFFAYAIYAAVDWLYSLAPVRHPDLKICLSEGGIGWVAGLIDRLDHMLSYHDMYGTWTDELTPSEVFRRNFYFCAVEDPSAFVQRERIGLDHILLESDYPHCDSTWPRTQEVVEHEIGWLPEADRRRITWENASELYRHPVPDAVVADPESW from the coding sequence ATGCGCAGCATCGACGATCTCGCCCAGGACCTCTCGTTCACGCAGGCATCGACCGGCGAGGACCGCAGCGTCACCTTCCTCCCCGAGCCGGCGCCGGCCCCCCGCCGTCACCTGATCATCTCGGCCGACGACCATGTGGTCGAGCCACCGGACACGTTCGAGGGCCGGATCCCGGCCCACCTCGCCGAGCGCGCCCCGCGCGTCGTCGAAACCGAGGACGGCAGACAGACCTGGCTCTACGACGGCAACGAACTTCCCAACGTCGGATTCAACGCCGTCGTCGGGCGGCCCGTTTCCGAGTACGGCTTCGAGCCGACCCGCTTCGACGAGATGCGCCGCGGTGCCTGGGACATCGACGCCCGCATCGCGGACATGGACGTCAACGGGGTGTACGCCTCGGTCAACTTCCCCTCGTTCCTGCCCGGCTTCGCCGGTCAGCGGCTCCAGACCGTGACGAACGATCGCGAGCTCGCGATGGCGTCCGTGCGCGCCTGGAACGACTGGCACCTCGAAGCCTGGGCCGGGCCCTACCCCGACCGCATCATCCCGTGCCAGATCCCGTGGCTCCTCGACCCCGAGGTCGCCGCGGACATGATTCGCGAGAACGCGGACCGGGGCTTCAAGGCGGTCACCTTCTCGGAGGCGCCGGACAAGCTCGGATTCCCGAGCCTGCACTCCGGTCACTGGGAGCCGTTCCTGCAGGCGTGCGCCGAGACCGGGACGGTCATCAACCTCCACATCGGCTCGGCCGGCGCGTCGCCGTCGACCTCCGACGACGCGCCACCCGACGTCGTCGGCGTGCTGTTCTTCGCCTACGCGATCTATGCGGCCGTGGACTGGCTCTACTCACTCGCCCCGGTGCGCCATCCGGACCTCAAGATCTGCCTGTCCGAGGGCGGGATCGGATGGGTGGCCGGGTTGATCGACCGGCTCGACCACATGCTGAGCTACCACGACATGTACGGCACGTGGACCGACGAACTCACCCCGAGCGAAGTGTTCCGCCGCAACTTCTACTTCTGCGCCGTCGAGGACCCGTCGGCCTTCGTGCAGCGCGAGCGGATCGGCCTCGACCACATCCTGCTCGAATCGGACTATCCCCACTGTGACTCCACCTGGCCTCGAACGCAGGAGGTCGTCGAGCACGAGATCGGTTGGCTGCCCGAGGCGGATCGACGCCGTATCACCTGGGAGAACGCGTCGGAGCTGTACCGGCATCCGGTGCCCGACGCGGTCGTCGCCGATCCCGAGAGCTGGTGA
- a CDS encoding class II aldolase/adducin family protein: MTSTTNDAPASDPTLVREGGYAVWSPSVSPGIGRDLTDEQKLALAFRWLAREGFAENLAGHITWQREGTDTMLVNPWGLWWREIAASDICEVDGDANIVAGKWDVTPAIHIHTELHRVRPDARVVIHNHPYHVCVLAAIGVLPDLVNQTASMFDGDLGLVAEYTGEIDSAELGADLAERIGDASVVVLASHGVIITGETIEQATYRAASIDRACRMSLDVMRSGREPLPLDPGLVAGMKVSLMERGADLYFDGLARQLIRQEPDVLD; the protein is encoded by the coding sequence ATGACATCCACCACGAACGACGCTCCCGCCTCCGACCCGACACTCGTGCGCGAGGGCGGCTACGCCGTGTGGTCACCGAGTGTGTCGCCCGGCATCGGGCGGGACCTCACGGATGAACAGAAGCTGGCGCTGGCCTTCCGATGGCTCGCCCGCGAAGGCTTCGCCGAGAACCTCGCCGGACACATCACGTGGCAGCGCGAGGGAACGGACACGATGCTCGTCAATCCGTGGGGCCTGTGGTGGCGCGAGATCGCGGCGAGCGACATCTGCGAGGTCGACGGCGACGCCAACATCGTGGCCGGCAAGTGGGACGTCACCCCGGCCATCCACATCCACACCGAACTCCATCGCGTCCGCCCCGACGCGCGGGTCGTCATCCACAACCACCCGTACCACGTGTGCGTGCTCGCCGCGATCGGCGTCCTGCCCGATCTCGTCAACCAGACCGCCAGCATGTTCGACGGCGACCTGGGCCTCGTCGCGGAATACACCGGCGAGATCGACAGTGCCGAACTCGGCGCCGACCTGGCCGAACGCATCGGCGACGCCAGCGTCGTGGTCCTCGCCAGTCATGGCGTGATCATCACCGGCGAGACGATCGAGCAGGCCACCTATCGTGCCGCGAGCATCGACCGGGCCTGCCGGATGTCGCTCGACGTCATGCGCAGCGGCCGGGAGCCGCTTCCGCTCGACCCGGGCCTCGTCGCGGGGATGAAGGTCTCGCTCATGGAACGCGGTGCCGATCTGTACTTCGACGGACTGGCCCGCCAACTCATCCGACAAGAACCCGACGTTCTCGACTGA
- a CDS encoding GntR family transcriptional regulator: MTDSVADSTGSEPILAVPSIHGDRANGGRYRAPHVADLVVAELRRRILDGELADGDELPRQEDLLAEFGVSKPSMREALRILESEGLLSVRRGKVGGAIVHRPGEDNIAYVLGMVLRSLATPVDDLSMALNLLEPQCVALCAAREDRAEAVVPQLRAVQDEAAACIEDMSRFTVVSRRFHEEIVRLCGSRTLTLVVGALESVWSAHAEAWVDLHQRDGELPDLAYRQQGLDDHAVLLDLIEAGDVNGAVAEAQRHLAWSPVYTIDENHSVFPSLLSGRREA; encoded by the coding sequence ATGACCGATTCCGTCGCCGACTCCACCGGTTCCGAGCCGATTCTCGCGGTCCCCTCGATCCACGGCGATCGCGCCAACGGTGGTCGCTATCGCGCCCCGCACGTCGCCGACCTGGTCGTCGCCGAACTCCGTCGCCGGATCCTCGACGGCGAACTCGCCGACGGCGACGAGCTCCCTCGCCAGGAGGACCTGCTCGCGGAGTTCGGCGTCTCGAAGCCGTCGATGCGCGAGGCGTTGCGGATCCTCGAGTCCGAGGGGCTCCTCTCGGTCCGTCGGGGGAAGGTCGGCGGCGCCATCGTGCACCGACCCGGCGAGGACAACATCGCGTACGTCCTCGGCATGGTGCTGCGGAGCCTCGCCACCCCGGTCGACGACCTGTCGATGGCGCTCAACCTGCTCGAACCCCAGTGCGTCGCGCTCTGTGCCGCCCGCGAGGACCGCGCCGAGGCGGTGGTCCCGCAACTGCGGGCCGTGCAGGACGAGGCCGCGGCCTGCATCGAGGACATGAGTCGCTTCACCGTGGTCTCGCGGCGGTTCCACGAGGAGATCGTCCGGCTCTGCGGCAGTCGCACCCTGACCCTGGTGGTGGGGGCGCTCGAGTCGGTCTGGTCCGCGCATGCGGAGGCGTGGGTCGATCTCCATCAGCGCGATGGTGAGCTGCCGGACCTCGCGTATCGCCAACAGGGACTCGACGACCACGCGGTGCTGCTGGACCTGATCGAGGCCGGCGACGTGAACGGGGCGGTGGCCGAGGCGCAACGTCATCTGGCCTGGTCGCCCGTGTACACGATCGACGAGAACCACTCCGTCTTCCCGAGCCTGCTCAGCGGCCGCCGCGAGGCCTGA
- a CDS encoding class I adenylate-forming enzyme family protein: MIKSLMDKGGEPVFRNAVDPADAVAYRDAGWWGDVTLVDHLRRHAAERPDDIAYIGDDGRLSWADLDAASDRVADVIIAEGLAPGTRVGAFIPDSATVHAVYLGLEKAGVITVGIGARANAREVAHLLRSTGSRTLVTLAGHGDAMGGELRRALTDHGLDLATHIEVPVFEAEPAGEIVVNGAATTAPRATDIDDRRIGPDDLSFINSTSGTTGLPKCVLHFQNRWLYFHDLAARLGGLGSGDGHREVVMSLVPAPFGFGLWTAHYTPLVLGATTVVSRRFSTTHALEMIERHGVTVICCVSTQFLMMLNDESFDARDLTTLRSMYTGGEAVPRERAEEFETRSGCTVLQFYGSNETGVLSGTTPEDPLDRRLLTAGRIVPEMQVRLLDRDTLEPVDLPGEGRPACRGPATCLGYLDAEANRDLFTADGWMLMGDVGSIDADGYLSVTGRISDFIIRGGKNISASQVEDEVNTHPDIGLSAAVAVPDEVFGERVGVYVELTSGADLTLDQLLAHLDERATPKEIRPEILVVLDALPRSSGGKIAKGQIAADVESRFG, from the coding sequence GACCCGACGACATCGCCTACATCGGCGACGACGGCCGGCTCTCCTGGGCCGACCTCGACGCAGCAAGCGACCGCGTCGCGGACGTGATCATCGCCGAAGGGCTCGCACCGGGCACCCGCGTCGGCGCGTTCATCCCCGATTCGGCGACCGTGCACGCCGTGTACCTCGGGCTCGAGAAGGCCGGCGTCATCACCGTCGGGATCGGCGCCCGGGCCAACGCCCGCGAGGTCGCCCACCTCCTCCGATCGACCGGATCCCGGACCCTCGTCACCCTCGCGGGCCACGGCGATGCGATGGGCGGTGAACTCCGCCGTGCGCTCACCGACCACGGCCTCGATCTCGCGACCCACATCGAGGTCCCGGTGTTCGAGGCGGAGCCCGCCGGCGAGATCGTCGTGAACGGCGCGGCGACGACCGCGCCCCGGGCGACGGACATCGACGATCGGCGGATCGGCCCCGACGACCTGTCGTTCATCAACTCGACGTCGGGCACGACCGGGCTTCCCAAGTGCGTGCTGCACTTCCAGAACCGATGGCTCTACTTCCACGATCTCGCGGCGCGGCTCGGCGGCCTCGGGAGCGGCGACGGACACCGCGAGGTGGTGATGTCGCTCGTCCCCGCACCGTTCGGATTCGGCCTGTGGACGGCCCACTACACACCCCTGGTGCTCGGCGCGACCACGGTCGTGTCCCGCCGCTTCTCGACGACGCACGCACTGGAGATGATCGAGCGCCACGGCGTGACGGTCATCTGTTGCGTGAGCACCCAGTTCCTCATGATGCTCAACGACGAGTCGTTCGACGCCCGGGATCTCACCACGCTGCGGTCGATGTACACCGGCGGCGAGGCCGTCCCCCGGGAGCGGGCGGAGGAGTTCGAGACGCGCAGCGGCTGCACGGTCCTCCAGTTCTACGGCTCCAACGAGACCGGCGTGCTCTCGGGCACCACCCCCGAGGACCCGCTCGACCGACGGCTGCTCACCGCGGGTCGGATCGTTCCGGAGATGCAGGTGCGCCTGCTCGACCGGGACACGCTCGAACCCGTGGACCTTCCCGGCGAGGGGCGTCCGGCCTGTCGCGGGCCGGCGACCTGCCTCGGGTATCTCGATGCGGAGGCGAACCGGGACCTCTTCACGGCCGACGGCTGGATGCTGATGGGCGACGTCGGCTCGATCGACGCCGACGGCTACCTGTCCGTCACCGGTCGCATCTCGGACTTCATCATCCGCGGCGGGAAGAACATCTCGGCGTCGCAGGTGGAGGACGAGGTCAACACCCACCCCGACATCGGGCTCAGCGCGGCCGTCGCCGTGCCCGACGAGGTGTTCGGGGAGCGGGTCGGTGTCTATGTCGAGCTCACGTCGGGGGCCGACCTGACCCTCGATCAGCTCCTTGCTCATCTCGACGAACGGGCGACGCCCAAGGAGATCCGGCCCGAGATCCTCGTGGTCCTCGATGCGCTGCCCCGTTCGAGCGGCGGCAAGATCGCGAAGGGTCAGATCGCAGCCGACGTCGAGTCGCGCTTCGGCTGA